aactgaagtggtctcttcattttttccagagctgtatattcagttTTGACTACTACTAACATTATTGATATCTAGACCTACTAAACAAAATTAGAAAGTTTTGTCGACTAGTTCCATGTTAGCCTCACATTCTGATGTGATGTCAGTTATGAGGCCAAATCAGCAACAGTGATGGGCATGTTTTACATGGGCTTAAAGTGTCTTGTACACAGCCTAGATGAGGCCCATGTGGGAATAAGGTTGGCTGTAATGATTAGGCCTATTTGGGAAGCCCAACTGTGTCCCAGTAATGTATATGTACAAACCCACCTCTAATTGTCCTAGCCCACTTGAGAATAGAGCTGGTATCTGAAATTgagtgatatttatttatttatttatttatttatttatttatttatttatttattagtaaaaCAGATTTCTGTCACATTTATGCCTAATGACTTCTTGAGCTCTTTCTAGCATCTCAGAGGTTTGGTATAAATAGCCGGCTACTTCTTTGCTTCTTATAGTCCTGAACATTTTGTTGGGCAGTATGGTAGCTTTAAACACACTGCACTGCCCAAATGCCAGTATCCACAGTATGCTCCAGAAAGCAAAATTTGAcagtcaaaatatatattttttatcctcACACTGATATTTAGGTCATGCTCATCTcagcatttatataaaaaaatagtattttctttagtgtgtatgtattgtatgtggtcctagtttgttttattattgtttatgaaCTTTTACAGAGATTCTTggtaatgttttattaaaaaaaaaaaaggtaaatgttGTCCTAAGTGCCTCTTGGTTACTGTTTTTCTTTGTAGTGTACGACGATGCTGTAGAGGAGCGGGTCATAAacgaagaatataaaatatggaAGAAAAACACACCCTTTCTCTATGACTTAGTCATGACACATGCACTTGAATGGCCAAGTTTAACAGTGCAGTGGTTGCCCGATGTGAACAGGTAACCAACTTTGTCTGCTGCTTTACTTTATGttgaataatttatttatataacatttaaatcCAATCAATGTTCCAAATAGCAAACATTTGTTTTACCTTCTGTCCCTTCTTTAGGCCAGAGGGCAAGGACTATGCAGTTCACAGACTGGTATTGGGGACACACACTTCTGATGAGCAGAACCACTTGGTGATTGCCAGTGTTCAGATCCCAAATGATGATGCTCAGTTTGACGCATCGCATTATGACAGTGAAAAAGGAGGTTAGTGGTATAAAACTAGTTTAGGAAACTTTGTATAGTAATTGGGCTGACGTCTTGAATGctgaaactttttttgttttgttttctcagcAGGTACGTTCATTTCCTGAATATTTAGTGGAAGGATGAAGTTCACATGGTTGAAGTGGCTGAAAGACCAAGAGAGAAATGCTTATTATTTATGGAGGATGGGTTCATCCCTGTGCTAAATaccaataattataattattattattatttttttaagtaagactAATGAATGAATACAGACTCCATTGATCTTACTTTATGTATTACCGTGTCTCTTCTCAGAGTTTGGTGGATTTGGGTCTGTGAGTGGCAAGATTGAAATTGAGATTAAGATCAATCATGAAGGAGAGGTGAACCGAGCCAGGTACATGCCACAGAACCCCTGCATTATTGCCACAAAGACCCCTACTTCAGACGTGCTGGTGTTTGACTACACTAAACACCCTTCCAAACCAGGTAAGCTAAAGATGATTTGTTAGAATTCAAGACTTCAAGTTTTATACAAATGTAATGACCTttgttatattaataatataatgattCATGTCACGCCAGTTTTTATACAGTGTTGTTTCTGTCTGTTTGCAGACCCCAGCGGTGAGTGCAGCCCAGACTTGAGACTCAGGGGACACCAGAAGGAAGGCTATGGTTTGTCCTGGAACCCCAACCTAAGTGGAAACCTGCTCAGTGCATCAGATGACCATGTGAGTTCCTAAAGGTTATGTAAGTGATACTTTGCTCAGTCAGTGGATGAATAATTAAAACCTGCCGTTTCTGCAGACAATTTGTCTATGGGACATCAGTGGATCTCCTAAGGAAGGAAAGATTGTAGATGCCAAGACTATCTTCACAGGCCATACTGCAGTGGTGGAGGACGTGTCTTGGCACCTTCTCCATGAATCACTTTTTGGCTCGGTTGCTGATGACCAGAAACTCATGATGTAAGTATGACTGCACAGTTTAAAAAAGTTTCTAGTCAGATTCCTATGTATAAAAACAGTTTGTAAACAAGTTATATAGGTTTACATCTTCTCACTTGGTTAACAGTAAAATCATCAATTTACTTTGCTTAATTAGAACATACTGTGTTAGAGCACAACTTACCTAATTACAATTCCGAAATATGCCAAGACTAAAGACTTTACAACACTTCTGCTGATTTGATTTAGAAAGTCTGTGATAAAGAACACAATTTCTTGAATTCAATAAGtcaatttttatttgttttgtcttgttttttcccCACATCTGGAAGACTGAATGTTCTGTTTTGACACTTATGTAAGATAATGTGTTAATGTGCTTGGGTTTGTGTAGAACTGCTTGATCATTGTACCTAAAATCAGTAATTAGGGTAGATGTCCAGGTTTGTTTCAGATATACAGGAGTCATGGCACTTTTTAATTATACAGCAAATAATGATCAGTGTTCTTCAGTAGCAGTAATTT
The DNA window shown above is from Astyanax mexicanus isolate ESR-SI-001 chromosome 16, AstMex3_surface, whole genome shotgun sequence and carries:
- the rbb4l gene encoding histone-binding protein RBBP7 isoform X1 — protein: MADKEVYDDAVEERVINEEYKIWKKNTPFLYDLVMTHALEWPSLTVQWLPDVNRPEGKDYAVHRLVLGTHTSDEQNHLVIASVQIPNDDAQFDASHYDSEKGAEFGGFGSVSGKIEIEIKINHEGEVNRARYMPQNPCIIATKTPTSDVLVFDYTKHPSKPDPSGECSPDLRLRGHQKEGYGLSWNPNLSGNLLSASDDHTICLWDISGSPKEGKIVDAKTIFTGHTAVVEDVSWHLLHESLFGSVADDQKLMIWDTRSNNTAKPSHAVDAHTAEVNCLSFNPYSEFILATGSADKTVALWDLRNLKLKLHSFESHKDEIFQVQWSPHNETILASSGTDRRLNVWDLSKIGEEQSAEDAEDGPPELLFIHGGHTAKISDFSWNPNEPWVICSVSEDNIMQVWQMAENIYNDEEPDTPASELESQAS
- the rbb4l gene encoding histone-binding protein RBBP7 isoform X2, with translation MADKEVYDDAVEERVINEEYKIWKKNTPFLYDLVMTHALEWPSLTVQWLPDVNRPEGKDYAVHRLVLGTHTSDEQNHLVIASVQIPNDDAQFDASHYDSEKGEFGGFGSVSGKIEIEIKINHEGEVNRARYMPQNPCIIATKTPTSDVLVFDYTKHPSKPDPSGECSPDLRLRGHQKEGYGLSWNPNLSGNLLSASDDHTICLWDISGSPKEGKIVDAKTIFTGHTAVVEDVSWHLLHESLFGSVADDQKLMIWDTRSNNTAKPSHAVDAHTAEVNCLSFNPYSEFILATGSADKTVALWDLRNLKLKLHSFESHKDEIFQVQWSPHNETILASSGTDRRLNVWDLSKIGEEQSAEDAEDGPPELLFIHGGHTAKISDFSWNPNEPWVICSVSEDNIMQVWQMAENIYNDEEPDTPASELESQAS